The Methanothrix soehngenii GP6 genome has a window encoding:
- a CDS encoding FMN-binding glutamate synthase family protein: MNLRRPNANEATGTFNRSRNVVPMSGICTRCIDGCKGGCETWLASFRGREVLYPGPFGDMTAGADKNYPLDYSHLNIQGYAVGAFGLPEGVEPGPDTSIFPNVDVSTEYGWSDKVSMKLPIFTGALGSTDIARKNWEHFAIGAAISGITIVCGENVCGVDPELVLDGHGQVQRSPEMDRRIETYRRFHEGWGEILVQMNVEDTRLGVAEYVSSRHGLETIELKWGQGAKCIGGEIKVDRLERALELKSRGYMVQPDPGNLEVQMAYKSGAIKEFERHSRLGFVSRDGFFDEVDRLRGLGFKRITLKTGAYSMAELAMAIRYGAEAKIDLLTIDGAPGGTGMSPWPMMNEWGIPTFYLQALVYEFATKLSRRGKKVPDIAMAGGFSTEDGVFKSIAMGAPFVKAICMGRALMIPGMVGKNIGKWLEKGELPASVSKYGSRPEEIFVSYEDLHAKYGNDMKDIPCGAVALYTYCQKFKTGMQQLMAGSRNFRLSTVSRKDLMALTEEAARVSGIDYVMNAYRDEAEAILDAWITISE; encoded by the coding sequence ATGAATCTAAGAAGACCGAATGCCAATGAAGCAACAGGAACATTCAACCGATCAAGAAATGTGGTGCCGATGTCAGGAATCTGCACCAGATGCATAGATGGCTGCAAAGGTGGCTGCGAGACCTGGCTGGCCTCTTTCAGGGGAAGAGAGGTGCTGTATCCAGGACCATTCGGAGATATGACCGCTGGAGCGGACAAGAACTACCCCCTCGACTATTCCCACCTCAACATCCAGGGTTATGCCGTGGGAGCCTTCGGCCTTCCCGAGGGGGTGGAACCGGGACCGGACACGTCCATCTTTCCCAATGTGGATGTCTCCACCGAATATGGCTGGTCTGACAAGGTTTCGATGAAGCTTCCCATATTCACCGGTGCTCTGGGGTCTACGGATATCGCCCGGAAGAACTGGGAGCACTTCGCCATCGGTGCCGCTATATCCGGCATCACCATCGTCTGCGGGGAGAACGTCTGCGGAGTGGACCCCGAGCTGGTGCTGGATGGTCATGGTCAGGTGCAGAGGTCTCCGGAGATGGACCGGAGGATCGAGACCTACAGGCGCTTCCATGAGGGCTGGGGAGAGATCCTGGTGCAGATGAATGTAGAGGACACCCGCCTGGGGGTGGCAGAGTATGTCTCTTCCCGGCACGGCCTGGAGACAATAGAGCTGAAGTGGGGCCAGGGAGCTAAGTGCATCGGCGGGGAGATCAAGGTGGACCGCCTGGAAAGAGCCCTGGAACTGAAGTCCAGGGGTTATATGGTTCAGCCCGATCCAGGGAACCTGGAGGTGCAGATGGCCTACAAGTCCGGAGCGATAAAGGAGTTCGAGAGGCACTCTCGCCTGGGCTTCGTCTCCAGGGATGGCTTTTTCGATGAGGTTGACCGGCTTCGCGGCCTGGGATTCAAGCGCATCACCCTGAAGACAGGGGCCTACAGCATGGCTGAGCTGGCCATGGCCATCCGTTATGGAGCTGAGGCCAAGATCGACCTTCTCACCATCGATGGTGCCCCTGGAGGTACGGGCATGAGCCCCTGGCCGATGATGAACGAATGGGGCATTCCCACCTTCTACCTGCAGGCGCTGGTCTATGAGTTTGCCACCAAGCTATCCCGTCGGGGGAAGAAGGTGCCAGATATCGCTATGGCCGGCGGCTTTTCCACTGAGGATGGTGTCTTCAAGTCCATTGCCATGGGCGCGCCCTTCGTAAAAGCGATATGCATGGGCCGGGCGCTGATGATTCCGGGAATGGTAGGAAAGAACATCGGCAAATGGCTCGAGAAAGGAGAGCTGCCGGCCAGCGTCTCCAAGTACGGCAGCCGGCCGGAGGAGATATTCGTCTCCTACGAGGATCTTCATGCCAAGTATGGCAATGATATGAAGGATATCCCCTGTGGAGCAGTGGCCCTTTACACCTATTGCCAGAAGTTCAAGACGGGAATGCAGCAGCTTATGGCCGGATCGAGGAACTTCCGTCTCTCTACCGTCTCCCGAAAGGATCTGATGGCGCTCACTGAGGAGGCGGCCCGGGTCTCAGGAATAGATTATGTGATGAATGCCTACCGCGACGAGGCAGAGGCAATCCTCGACGCCTGGATAACGATAAGCGAATGA
- the uvrC gene encoding excinuclease ABC subunit UvrC — protein MISLDSLPHLPGCYLFRDSPEEWGNIIYVGKARDLKKRISNYFQKQNHSPRTAALVAAIKGVDFIVTNTEVEALLLENTLIKKHQPRYNIKLKDSSRYASIHLTDEEFPRIRISRKAQGPGSFYGPFVSAKERGFVYQIVRKAFGLRTCKRLPKRACLRYHLCHCSGPCIGKITKKDYQARVQRAKSALSGRTAELISSMKEEMTGRANRQDFERAIELRDEINALDRLQERQRVEQNRKYDQDIISYLMDKEIVYLMLFKVYRGTLAGKEEYQFPSSEDFLEEFVVQYYSENEPPEELIAPEPFDDSLEEFLAHLKGKKVRVTVPKQGEKKELLLLAQKNLEISVFGDRAKLVALQEALHLPKKPEVIECFDISHLAGSFAVGSMVQFRSGKPDKSNYRRFKIRDVQGGDDFASIAEVVRRRYSRLKKENKELPDLIVIDGGAGQLSSALKELREMRVKVPIISLAKREEEIYVPGLDGPLDIKKNEKASLYLQEIRDEAHRFAIAYNRLLRKKALTE, from the coding sequence ATGATATCCTTAGATTCTCTTCCTCATCTTCCCGGATGCTACCTTTTCCGGGACAGCCCTGAAGAATGGGGCAATATCATATATGTGGGCAAAGCCAGAGACCTCAAAAAAAGGATTTCCAATTATTTTCAGAAGCAGAACCACAGCCCAAGGACGGCGGCCCTGGTGGCAGCCATAAAAGGGGTGGACTTCATAGTCACAAATACTGAGGTCGAGGCGCTTCTCTTGGAGAACACCCTCATTAAAAAGCACCAGCCCCGCTATAATATCAAGCTCAAGGACTCCTCCCGCTATGCCTCAATTCATCTGACCGATGAAGAGTTCCCCCGGATCAGAATCTCCCGCAAAGCCCAGGGCCCGGGCTCATTTTATGGTCCCTTTGTATCGGCCAAAGAGAGGGGATTCGTCTACCAGATAGTTCGCAAAGCCTTTGGCCTGCGCACCTGCAAGCGCCTTCCCAAGAGGGCGTGTCTTCGCTATCATCTCTGCCACTGCTCAGGCCCCTGCATAGGCAAGATAACGAAGAAGGACTACCAGGCAAGGGTCCAGAGAGCTAAATCAGCCCTGAGCGGCAGGACGGCTGAGCTGATCAGCTCTATGAAAGAGGAGATGACGGGCCGGGCCAATCGGCAGGATTTCGAGCGGGCCATAGAACTGAGGGATGAGATCAATGCACTTGATCGGCTTCAGGAGCGGCAGAGGGTTGAACAGAACCGCAAGTATGACCAGGACATCATCAGCTACTTGATGGATAAAGAAATCGTCTATCTCATGCTCTTCAAAGTCTATCGGGGCACACTGGCGGGAAAGGAGGAGTACCAGTTTCCCTCCAGCGAGGACTTTCTGGAGGAGTTCGTTGTGCAGTACTACTCGGAAAACGAGCCTCCAGAGGAGCTGATCGCACCGGAGCCATTCGATGATTCTCTGGAGGAATTCCTAGCTCACCTGAAGGGTAAGAAGGTTCGGGTCACCGTCCCCAAGCAGGGGGAGAAAAAAGAGCTTCTCTTGCTCGCCCAAAAGAACCTGGAGATCAGCGTCTTCGGCGATCGGGCAAAGCTAGTAGCTCTGCAAGAGGCACTGCACCTGCCCAAAAAGCCCGAGGTCATAGAGTGCTTTGATATCTCCCACCTGGCCGGCTCATTTGCCGTGGGCTCGATGGTCCAGTTCCGGAGCGGTAAGCCGGACAAAAGCAACTACCGCCGCTTTAAGATCAGAGATGTTCAGGGTGGAGACGACTTCGCCTCCATCGCCGAGGTGGTGCGCAGGCGCTACTCCCGGCTGAAGAAGGAGAATAAGGAGCTTCCGGACCTGATTGTCATCGACGGTGGCGCAGGCCAGCTCAGCTCAGCCTTAAAGGAGCTGCGGGAGATGAGGGTTAAGGTCCCCATCATATCTTTGGCCAAAAGAGAGGAGGAGATCTATGTTCCAGGGCTGGACGGGCCACTGGATATAAAGAAGAATGAAAAAGCATCACTCTATCTCCAGGAGATCAGGGATGAAGCCCACAGGTTTGCCATCGCCTATAACAGATTGCTTAGGAAGAAGGCATTGACAGAGTGA
- the thiE gene encoding thiamine phosphate synthase, producing MKGYYFITDSRLSRAGNISDVMEAASCKVDAVQYRNKNAETREMYEEALHLREICRDLTFLINDRIDIALAVGADGVHLGQTDMPCKTAREMLGEEMIIGVTVHSLFEALVAKRDGADYLGVSPIFQTATKSDAGKPAGIALIEEIRRKIDIPLIAIGGINLSNAPEVIGAGADGLCAISCVVESDDVSAQIKRFQDLF from the coding sequence TTGAAGGGATACTATTTCATTACCGATTCGAGATTGAGCCGGGCGGGGAACATCAGCGATGTGATGGAGGCTGCTTCTTGCAAGGTTGATGCAGTGCAGTACAGGAATAAGAATGCTGAAACCCGGGAGATGTATGAGGAGGCCCTGCACCTGAGAGAGATCTGCCGGGACCTAACCTTCCTGATAAACGACCGAATAGACATCGCTCTTGCCGTGGGCGCAGATGGCGTCCATCTGGGCCAGACGGACATGCCCTGCAAAACTGCCCGCGAGATGCTGGGGGAGGAGATGATCATAGGGGTGACCGTCCACAGCTTGTTCGAGGCTCTGGTGGCAAAGAGAGATGGAGCCGACTATCTTGGTGTTTCGCCGATATTTCAGACGGCGACGAAGTCCGACGCGGGAAAGCCCGCAGGGATTGCTCTCATCGAAGAGATCCGGCGGAAGATTGACATACCACTGATAGCCATTGGAGGAATCAATCTCTCCAACGCCCCGGAGGTCATCGGGGCGGGAGCGGACGGCCTGTGTGCTATATCCTGTGTCGTTGAAAGCGATGATGTGAGCGCCCAGATCAAGAGGTTCCAGGATCTGTTTTGA
- the thiM gene encoding hydroxyethylthiazole kinase produces the protein MILDAAEVLERVRRDKPLVCHLTNFVTIYDCANIVKVFGASPVMAHAREEVADMAKIASSLVLNIGTLTTEFVEAMLLAGISANEKKIPVVLDVCGAGATRFRDEKCQEILDAVEVSIIKGNSSEVARIAGEDVKTRGVDAADIESNLLGVAHSLAGERGCTVVITGKDDIVADMKRAIWVHNGHPMMANVVGTGCMATSVIGAFAAVETDHVVASVSGLICYEVAAEIAALVAAGPGSFKENLYDAVYNLDSETIRRMQRIED, from the coding sequence ATGATATTAGATGCAGCAGAGGTTCTTGAGAGGGTGAGAAGGGATAAGCCCCTGGTATGCCACCTGACGAACTTCGTCACCATTTACGATTGCGCCAATATCGTCAAGGTCTTTGGGGCTTCTCCGGTAATGGCACATGCCAGGGAAGAGGTAGCCGATATGGCAAAGATAGCCTCTTCTCTGGTCCTGAATATCGGCACCCTCACCACGGAATTCGTTGAGGCCATGCTGCTTGCCGGAATTAGCGCCAATGAAAAAAAGATACCCGTGGTCCTTGATGTCTGCGGCGCCGGAGCGACGAGGTTCCGGGACGAAAAATGCCAGGAGATCTTAGATGCAGTCGAAGTAAGCATCATCAAAGGCAACTCGTCCGAGGTCGCCCGCATCGCAGGAGAGGATGTCAAAACCAGGGGAGTTGATGCCGCAGATATCGAATCAAACCTGCTGGGGGTGGCCCATTCTCTTGCCGGGGAGCGAGGTTGCACTGTGGTCATCACCGGCAAGGATGATATCGTGGCCGATATGAAGAGAGCGATATGGGTGCATAACGGCCACCCCATGATGGCCAATGTAGTGGGCACAGGGTGCATGGCCACATCGGTGATTGGAGCATTTGCGGCCGTCGAAACTGATCATGTCGTTGCTTCCGTCTCCGGGCTGATCTGCTATGAGGTGGCAGCAGAGATCGCGGCCCTGGTTGCGGCTGGACCGGGATCATTCAAGGAGAACCTATATGATGCAGTCTACAACCTGGATTCCGAGACCATAAGGAGAATGCAGAGGATAGAAGATTGA
- the serA gene encoding phosphoglycerate dehydrogenase, whose protein sequence is MKVLVSDSLAEDGVKRLQSGADVDVITNLSPEELIQKIPDYDALVIRSGTKVTADVINAAKRLKVIGRAGVGIDNVDVEAATKKGIIVLNTPGGNTISAAEHTIAMMLALARNIPQANSALHQGEWNRKKYTGVEFFNKTLGVVGLGRVGAEVATRMKSFGMRILAYDPFVTEEKAQQMGLTLANLETVLREGDFITVHTPLTNETRNLIDDDEFKIMKDGVRIVNCARGGIINEAALAKAVAEGKVAGAAVDVFTKEPPTGNPLLGQERIITTPHLGASTAEAQVNVALAVADQILAIAKGGLPTNAINMPAISPETLAVMEPYMMLAERMGSLLGQMVGSGFESLELIYSGTIAEKDTRPVTISAIRGLLGCLMGKDSINFVNATTTLKEMGVKLLESKTESINGYSNAITMKLTKNGVINMVQGTVSGNKEKRIVQLDLYRTYIPTEGDMVIAVIDDKPNIIGPCCVVLGEGNINIGSMHVGRMDEGQPQLMVLSVDQMVPDDLMKRLLQVPGVKSAKMVEL, encoded by the coding sequence ATGAAGGTTCTTGTCAGTGATTCATTAGCAGAGGACGGCGTGAAGAGACTGCAGTCGGGTGCTGATGTCGATGTTATCACCAACCTCTCTCCAGAGGAGCTCATCCAGAAGATCCCAGACTACGATGCCCTGGTAATCCGTAGCGGAACCAAGGTAACGGCTGATGTCATCAATGCCGCGAAAAGGCTCAAGGTAATAGGCAGAGCCGGTGTGGGCATAGACAATGTGGATGTAGAGGCCGCGACCAAAAAGGGGATCATCGTTCTCAATACCCCCGGCGGAAATACCATCTCCGCAGCCGAGCACACCATCGCCATGATGCTGGCCCTGGCCAGGAACATACCCCAGGCAAACTCCGCCCTGCACCAGGGCGAATGGAATCGCAAGAAGTACACAGGTGTCGAGTTCTTCAACAAGACCCTGGGCGTCGTCGGTCTGGGCCGGGTGGGAGCAGAGGTTGCCACCCGCATGAAGTCCTTTGGCATGCGAATCTTAGCCTATGACCCCTTTGTGACTGAAGAAAAGGCCCAGCAGATGGGGCTGACCCTGGCGAACCTGGAGACCGTTCTGCGTGAGGGCGACTTCATCACCGTCCATACTCCCCTTACCAATGAGACCCGCAACCTGATCGACGATGACGAGTTCAAGATCATGAAGGACGGGGTTCGCATTGTGAACTGCGCTCGAGGCGGTATCATCAACGAGGCCGCTCTTGCCAAAGCTGTGGCCGAAGGAAAGGTTGCAGGAGCGGCGGTCGATGTCTTCACCAAGGAACCTCCCACCGGAAACCCCCTGCTCGGGCAGGAGAGGATCATAACCACTCCCCATTTGGGAGCTTCTACCGCCGAGGCCCAGGTCAATGTCGCCTTAGCAGTGGCAGACCAGATCCTGGCCATAGCTAAAGGCGGACTGCCCACCAATGCCATCAACATGCCTGCCATATCACCGGAAACGCTGGCGGTCATGGAGCCCTATATGATGCTGGCCGAGAGGATGGGATCGCTGCTCGGACAGATGGTTGGCAGCGGTTTTGAGAGCTTGGAGTTGATCTATAGCGGAACCATTGCCGAGAAGGATACGAGACCCGTGACCATATCAGCCATCAGGGGTCTTTTGGGCTGCCTGATGGGAAAAGACAGCATCAACTTTGTCAATGCCACCACGACGCTCAAAGAGATGGGCGTGAAACTTCTGGAAAGCAAGACCGAGTCGATAAATGGATACAGCAATGCCATAACCATGAAGCTCACCAAGAACGGCGTGATCAACATGGTTCAGGGCACGGTCTCAGGAAACAAGGAGAAGCGCATTGTGCAGCTTGATCTCTACCGGACCTATATTCCCACAGAGGGTGACATGGTGATAGCAGTCATAGATGACAAGCCGAATATCATTGGGCCCTGCTGCGTGGTTTTGGGTGAGGGCAATATCAACATCGGCTCAATGCATGTAGGGCGTATGGACGAGGGTCAGCCTCAGCTCATGGTACTGAGCGTCGACCAGATGGTACCCGATGATTTGATGAAAAGGCTATTGCAGGTTCCAGGGGTGAAGAGCGCCAAGATGGTGGAGCTGTAA